A single window of Nicotiana sylvestris chromosome 3, ASM39365v2, whole genome shotgun sequence DNA harbors:
- the LOC138887330 gene encoding uncharacterized protein, producing MADRTMKRSLGIIDDVLVRADKFILLADFVILDFEVHYEVPIIWGRPFLATGKTLVDVEAGELTFRMGDEKVIFYVRKSMKQPNSSEVCSFVDLVTAVIVDDNSSMINVEDPLEAVLLNLDVDSTLAVLQNWKKAIV from the exons atggcagatagaactatgaagagatcATTGGGTatcattgatgatgttcttgtccgggcggacaaatttatcttgctagctgattttgtgatcttggattttGAGGTACATTATGAGGTTCCAATCATAtggggaagacctttccttgctactgggaagaccttagttgatgtggaagcaggggaactcacgtTCCGgatgggtgatgagaaagtgataTTTTATGTgcgcaagtcaatgaagcagcccaacagttctgaggtGTGCTCCTTTGTAGATCTTGTCACGGCAGTAATAGTTGATGATAACAGttcaatgatcaatgtggaggaccctctagaggcagtattgttaaatcttgat GTTGattccacattggcggtgcttcaaaactggaagaaggcaattgtatag